The stretch of DNA TCTTTTTTCCGTTAGTGCTTCTTTTACAATTTGTAATGCTTTAGTTCTTTCCATAGAGCCGATTCTCCTCAATGATATGCTCCACCTCTTGTGGAACAAAATATTGAATTGGTTTTCCTTCCTTTACTCTCTCTCTCACATTAGTGGAAGAAACATCAAAAAGTGGTGTTTCTACCTCTAAAACAGGGTACGGCGTTTCTAATTGGTAACCTGGTCGTTTTACCCCAACAAATTGTACTTTGTTAATTAGCTCATCAATTTTATACCAGTGGGGTAAATATTCTACCATGTCTGCCCCAATGATGAAGTTAAATTGTTTATCTGGATGTTTTTTTAACAATAAAACAATCGTGTCATAGGAATAGGACGGACCTTCTCTATCTAACTCAATTGTCTCTAGTCGAAAGTGTTGATTATGGTTTATGGCAGTCTCAATCATTTGTATTCTTAGTTCTGTACTCGTAATCGAATCTCGTTGTTTGTGAGGAGGGATACGGTTAGGCATGAACCAAATTTCATCTAACGATAGTCGATGCTTCACTTCATTAGCAATAATTAAATGACCAATATGGGGAGGATCAAATGTTCCTCCGAAAATGCCAATCTTCAATCCCTTACCTCCTTTCATTAATTAGGTAATTGAAGTTGCTTATTTTCTCTCGATTGTTTATATAAAATAATCGTGTTTCCAATTACTTGTACTAACTCTGCTCTAGTTCCATCTACAAGTTCTTCCGCAACTGTATGTTTATCATCTTCACAGTTTTGCAGGACGCTCACTTTTAATAATTCACGTGCTTCTAGAGCCTCAGAGATTTGCTTTACCATATTTTCATTCACTCCACCTTTACCTACTTGAAAAATCGGATCAAGATGATGTGCTTTTGAGCGTAAAAAACGTTTTTGTTTACCTGTTAACATGATGTAGTTCCTCCTAATTGTTGTTCAACTAACTTTGTCATTCTTTCCGTATCCGGATAAATACCAGTCCATAATTGGAAGGCCACAGCCCCTTGGTTTACGAACATTGGTACTCCATTTTGCGTGATTGCTCCTAATTCAGAAGCCTTACTCAATAATGTAGTTTGTAGTGGATTATAGATTATATCACTAACAATTGCACCTTTTTTTAGTCCATCCAAACTTATCGGCATCTCGTTTACATGCGGATGCATTCCGACAGACGTTGTGTTTACGATAATATCATAATCCTCTATATTATTTATTGTATCAAACGAGAAAACGTCACTTTTAAATGCTTCATATTCCTCTAATAAATCTGCCGCTTTTTTAGTAGAACGATTAACAATATCTACTTTTGCTGTTTTTTCTAAAAGAAGCGAATATACAATCGCACGTGATGCCCCTCCAGCTCCAATTACGAGTATTTTTTTATCATCTAGCTGCGTTA from Sutcliffiella cohnii encodes:
- the yhbY gene encoding ribosome assembly RNA-binding protein YhbY, encoding MLTGKQKRFLRSKAHHLDPIFQVGKGGVNENMVKQISEALEARELLKVSVLQNCEDDKHTVAEELVDGTRAELVQVIGNTIILYKQSRENKQLQLPN
- a CDS encoding nicotinate-nucleotide adenylyltransferase, yielding MKIGIFGGTFDPPHIGHLIIANEVKHRLSLDEIWFMPNRIPPHKQRDSITSTELRIQMIETAINHNQHFRLETIELDREGPSYSYDTIVLLLKKHPDKQFNFIIGADMVEYLPHWYKIDELINKVQFVGVKRPGYQLETPYPVLEVETPLFDVSSTNVRERVKEGKPIQYFVPQEVEHIIEENRLYGKN
- the aroE gene encoding shikimate dehydrogenase, which codes for MSNLYGVIGCPIAHSLSPLIHNDALAQHHIKGYYDAFHVEVENLEDAVKGFRALGVRGFNITIPHKVGMLSLVDEIDEGAQKIGAINTVVNDNGTFIGYNTDGVGFVNGLKNVTQLDDKKILVIGAGGASRAIVYSLLLEKTAKVDIVNRSTKKAADLLEEYEAFKSDVFSFDTINNIEDYDIIVNTTSVGMHPHVNEMPISLDGLKKGAIVSDIIYNPLQTTLLSKASELGAITQNGVPMFVNQGAVAFQLWTGIYPDTERMTKLVEQQLGGTTSC